The following are from one region of the Oncorhynchus kisutch isolate 150728-3 unplaced genomic scaffold, Okis_V2 Okis03b-Okis08b_hom, whole genome shotgun sequence genome:
- the LOC116359572 gene encoding histidine-rich protein PFHRP-II-like, producing the protein MYPSHHSASLSHRLQYIESHHSASLSRRLQYIESHHSASLSRRLQYIESHRLQYIESHRLHYIESHRLQYIESHHSASLSHRLQYIESHRLQYIESHHSASLSHRLQYIESHRLQYIESHHSASLSHRLQYIESHHSASLSRRLQYIESHHSASLSRRLQYIESHHSASLSRRLQYIESHHSASLSRRLQYIESHHSASLSRRLQYIESHHSASLSRRLQYIESHHSASLSRRLQYKEPEGCCSLFCLQWSWTRKYRQDIVLFHEFIHILPSVLHSSRCSLKKLYDVTGNLPNSVTVLKEGNLLLFYVL; encoded by the exons TCTCATCATTCAGCCTCCCTGTCccatagactacagtatatagagtcccATCACTCAGCCTCCCTGTCccgtagactacagtatatagagtcccATCACTCAGCCTCCCTGTCccgtagactacagtatatagagtcccataggctacagtatatagagtcccATAGGCTACACTATATAGAGTCCCAtaggctacagtatatagagtcccATCACTCAGCCTCCCTGTCCCAtaggctacagtatatagagtcccatag actacagtatatagagtcccATCACTCAGCCTCCCTGTCCCAtaggctacagtatatagagtcccatagactacagtatatagagtcccATCACTCAGCCTCCCTGTCccatagactacagtatatagagtcccATCACTCAGCCTCCCTGTCccgtagactacagtatatagagtcccATCACTCAGCCTCCCTGTCccgtagactacagtatatagagtcccATCACTCAGCCTCCCTGTCccgtagactacagtatatagagtcccATCACTCAGCCTCCCTGTCccgtagactacagtatatagagtcccATCACTCAGCCTCCCTGTCccgtagactacagtatatagagtcccATCACTCAGCCTCCCTGTCccgtagactacagtatatagagtcccATCACTCAGCCTCCCTGTCCCGTAGACTACAGTATAAAGAGCCAGAAGGCTGCTGTtctttgttctgtcttcagtggAGTTGGACTAGGAAGTACAGACAGGACATTGTTTTATTTCATGAATTCATACACATCCTTCCCTCTGTCCTTCATTCCTCAAGGTGTTCACTGAAGAAACTATATGATGTAACTGGAAACCTGCCCAATTCAGTCACAGTATTGAAGGAAGGAAATCTGCTTTTATTTTATGTGTTGTAA